In Miscanthus floridulus cultivar M001 chromosome 8, ASM1932011v1, whole genome shotgun sequence, the sequence TATCGGATATACCTGCATGGTGTTCACCAGTTTCATCTTAGCAAACTGAAAATAATTTAATACATGATGCGaaaatgttttacaattgttGTCCATGTCTGACTTGATATTAAGGTTACTGTAAGGATTGGAAATAGAGGACAATAAGGTTCATCACGGAACAAGCACTAAGATAAAAACTACCATCAGTAAAAGCTAAAAACTGTATTCTGCCAAAGAAAAAGGTTAAAAGCTAGAAGACAATTAGCAAAAGCTTAATGTGTTACGATTTGGGTCCTCTAAGAAGCCTACGGAATTAAAGGCAGATGTCTTTTGCGTCCAAGAAAAGGGAATAATCGGTGAACTTCTAAAAAAGCAAAGAACAAAGACTAGTAGTCTCTGCTGTAAAACAACACACGTTTTGAAGCTACTTGGATAAATAGCTGTAACCTTTTAGGATTCAGGTACTAAAATTGAAGGATAACTACAGTAGACCACATGTTGGTATAGACATTCAGCACGTTACTGATTATGACTGTTCTTATATAAGTTATTAGTAGCTTTGAATGATGTATGTTGGTCTCAAAGAACTGGAGGATTTGAATCAACCCTTTCCACAGAAATAAATGATCAACTCAAGGTCTTCCAATTGGCGAGTAACATCAATACAGATAGCATGAATGCTATACACTTGcagaaaaagaaagatgaaactGTATTTCTATAGACCAATTCAAGGTGAACGATTGTGAAGTCAAAGAAATCATTCTATCTACTTTAACAGTAAATTTTGCTTTGTGTGTATGTTTTACGAGTATTGATAAGCTCAAAACTAATAAAACGTTTATAACTTGTACATACCCCACATGAGTCGCATCCTACTGAAATGTGAATATTTAACAGGTCCTCATCATGCAGTGCTATGCTTCCTTTTCTGCCTGAAGTACCTAAACAGCACAAAAAACACTTGAGTTAGCTACCAAAAAAAGGAGAGAGGGGTACCTAATATGTGCTCCATGCCTTAGTTTTAAGGCCTAATTAAGATCTCAAATTGCATGATGTAATGAACCACAAACATATCTACACCAAGACGGAACCTTGTATGAATATATCTAAACTATTTAAAAATGATTCAAAAACCCAATCCCGTAAAAGGGTTATCCTAGACAATGACTACAGCATTAGTAATCAGAACAGGTGGTTCGGTATCTTCCTGTGGTGGTGGAACCTGCAACTGCCCAGTTTCAACTGTGGCTGTGGCCCGTAAATAACTAGTGACTTGTGTTGGTAAATTAGAAATTCTACAACCTATTGCAGTAGCTCTACACAATGTTAAATATTAGAAGACTTCAACCAATATATACCATAGCAAATTAGCAATAACATTACATCCCTCTTGATCCACAAACTAGTATCATCCGATCTGATATGCTAGTACTCGTCCCTAGATGGAAAGGTCTAATGACTAAAACAGTATTACAGTTAGTAAAGTAATTCATTAGAAATGCATATTTTATAGAAGAGAAACATTACACAAAAAACATATCAAAGATACTCTATACAATTTCCATGTCAGGTATTTATATCACACTATTGCTAGAAGCCAACAAAAACTTGAGCAATAAACTATTTTTTTGGAGCACTAAGTGAAATTACACCATAACTACAACTGTTATGATAGGCCGAACATATCAACGGAAGCGACGCCACAGTGGCTAGGACTGAGCGAGATCACCGTGCGAAGGACGCGGCCACGGCGTGTGATGGACGCGGTCACCAGCGGCTGAGAAGGAAGCCTAGGCTAAAATAAGTTATAGTTTGTTAGCATGTGAGTGATTTCAGGAGATTGGTTATTGCCTTGTAAACATTCGGTCTATATGGCCTAACTTGCGATTAAGGATTGGTTAGCCTGGGATTGAGATTCATTCTCCCCTGGGCCCCCGGGCATCACTGTTCACTGTCATCGTTTTGTCGACCTCACCCAAACCCTCGACTACAGCACGGCGCCGTCGCGCCGCCGCCCTGCCAAGCCACGGCACGCCTTCTCCCCTCCATACTTCCTCCGCAGTAAGGTGCGCCATACCAACAACCACATGTATTGTTCAGTGATTCCCCAAGATTACAATTAGTTCCTACACAAACTACAATCTGAAGTTTATTTTTTGTCTTTATTTGGAGATGTGAAGCCTTTTTGGACAATCTTGTGACAATTATGACTGTTGAGGCCTAAGCATGACTGTTGCCATTGGGTCTGGTGCTCACCACCGCCAACCCTGAGCAGCTTCCGGGTACCTTGAAGAGCACACAATAGAATTTTAGTGTTATTGTAAGGACTGGAAATAGAGTTTTTTTTCCCATCAGACACGCAGGAGAGTTGTGTATCTTTTATATTAAGAAGGAAAAAAGGGGAACAAGAAAACCCCAAAACAACGAAGATAACCTCAACACACCCCGACACACACGACCACAACAAGCCCACACAAACTAACAAACAAATACTCCAAACACACACAGAGACAACAAACCCACAAACACACACAAACAAGGGATGAACAACCAACGAGCCAAGCAATTAGGCAACACCAAGTATCCGTTCAGTCAACAAGGCTATGCCCTTCGCACCCGTTGGAAATAGAGTTTTCATAGAAAACATTCATAATAGTCAAATTTGCCCAGGCTCGACAATTTTACTGAGTCCACACTGCTGTTGGCGCCCATCTTAAGTAAAACGAGAAAATTGTAAGGAAACTACAGTCACCATCCATTAGCATGGGTAATCAAGGGCAAACAACTTAATATGAAATGTATATGGCTAACCAACGGCACGAGATTGGCTTGGACTACCAAGGGCATATCTTTAACACTGTCGGGTGAAGTTTATACAAATTACAAGGTATCACTCAATCTCATGCATGGTTTGGTCAAGTTTATACAAGGTATCACTCAATCTCATGCATGGTTTGGATTCTTTATTCTCTCCATATAAGTTAGTGTTACTGGAGGTATCCCATCAGCTAGCAAGTGCCATCAAAGATGACCTTTTTCCCTTCTAACAAGGGATCTTACCCTGTTATATAGGAGATAATACGCGAAGTGAAATAGAACTTGGTAACAAAAGCTTACCTGAAGATGATGCTTCACGATTGCACCGATCCTTCTTAAACTGAACTTTCTGCCCTCTCGATTCATATTCTGCTGGAAAATATTCTTCCAGGAAATGATCAAGGTCCAGGCAAACATTAGGGAAATCTCCAGGGTGAAGACTTCCACAAACATGGCATTTCAGTGTTTCCTCATTCAAGGACGACAAACAGGATACACAATACACTATCACAAAACCAACATAAGTTAATATCTCCAAAACAAGTTAAGTAGTAGTTCTGAAACTAGAATTTACCATGACCACAATTAAGAACGGCAGGTTGATACAGCATTTCCGTACAGAGAGGGCATGAAGCATCCTCCAACTTAATTTTCTTCGAATGCTTATCCGAAATGCTGCCATTCAATGAAACTTCTTGTGGAGGTCTAGCTTTACTGTCTTCATTTCTGTTCTCCCCATCGCTTCCAActtacaaaaaataaaagaaagtgGGTATATCATATTTAAGACTTATGAGATGTAATGGAAATGGAGATACTATTTGAGACTTGTGAGATACTATGGAAGTGGAGATAACTACAACCATAATTACATGGCAAAATTCTTACCATTATTCTTGAAGTTCAAAAACTCAATGATTTGGGGAGAGTATGTTTGTATGCGCTTCTCTTCCTCTGAAATGTAAGCCGAAAGTGAACATAGAGTTAATTCCTAAAAATGAAAGTGCACACATTACTACTCCCACCGTTCCACATTATAGGTCATTTTGTCTTTTTTTAGATGCATAGTTTTTAGTGTGCATACATAACGAATATCTAGGCAGTAGGCGCATAGCATAAATTGTGTATCTAAAAAAGGCAAAAAAcctataatttgggacagagggagtaactaGTAAAATaggtttggggggggggggggggggggggggatgcgcTGGATGAAGCAGCAAGACTCCAAACCAATCACTGTGAAGCAATGAGACAACCTAAGCCAACATGAACACCATACACGCAAAAAATCAATATTGCTCTTGCAATGCTCCTACCCACCATGATTATCTTTGTTTTGACCTATATCAAAAAATAAATGCAATGCTTGCATATTGGTTTTAGGGTGTAGAATACTCACCTAGTACTTCTTTTTCCCTTCTTTTGTAATCAGTAGTTTCAAGCTTTAGAAGCAAATGATGCAAGAGATGACAGATACTTGGAAAGTGTATATAGGGCTGCCTACACACAGCGCAATGGGATTCCCGGAAAATATGCATAGCTTTGTGGACACACCAGAAACATGACATATGACCACATGCTGCACCAGTAGATGATAAATGAGTTTTGAAGAGTATGACATAGTCAAGCTGTTTTCTGTAAACATGAAAAATGAACTCTTAcataaaacaactggtttgtacaGAAGATCCCTGCAAAACAGATTGGTTAAACAGATGAGATCATTGGTACATTCGTGCAGAATTATAGCCCCGCAGAATGCAAATCAAATAtcccaaacaaacaaaaaaagggTACAACATTGTGTTTTTATGCATACACAGAATTCAGTGTTACCATGTTGTTTACAGATACAAAAATAGCAATGTGGAGGTTCGGCGTCGTTGTGGTGCCCAACAGGCACTAGCACCACATGAACTCAACTCATAGCAAGCTGAGTAATCACTCATCAGATATTCTATTTAAGTTTGCATAGGCCACTATTTGATTAGTTCCATTTGTGATATTATTGGTTGAGGAAAAATTATGTTGTTCCACAAGACACTGGACTCAGTGAGGTGGCCGAGTCGCTTCACCTCCTATTCATGCTCAGTCATCATTTTGAAAACGCTTTGCCACATTCTGTTCAATAGTATTCTCAGCTGTTTTTTTTGTTACACTGGAGTTCTGCAAGCATGCTAACTGAATTATGTTGTTCCTATGCATTCAATTTGCCACCTGCCCACTCCCTCGGCTGTTTTTCAAGCAGTCTTACACCCAAAATTTTCTTCATAATAGGTCGTTCCCTCCCGGCCGCACCACCACAATGCCTGTGAGCACCTCAGGCAAGTTATTCCTCCAACACCCTCCTTACTAATTGCAGGCGTCTCCTGCGGCCAGATCCAACAACAACCCTTCCCTGACCCAGCCTGCTGCTGGTCCTCCGCCCCACAGTCGGCAGCACCCCCGCAACCTTGCCACTCCATGCACCACCTGCTACCACAATCGGACTAGCCTACCACCACTGGCTTCTTTCTAGGCCCACCAGACTTCAGTGAAGCCCCAACTTGAACCATAACCGTGCTGGAGAGTGCGAATTGTAACACTGATCTGCTGGCTATAAATTCAGGTGCCAGCGTCCCCCAAAGTGCCAGGGCGTACTATGTACTAGAGCAGCTAGGTTCTGTTAACGATATTCCTAGGTACATAATTTTGCAATACATATGAATCGAGCAAGGTGCATAAATGGACATTTGTTTTGCATAGATGTAAACAAATGCAAATGAGTCATTCTACAGATTTTGCTGGCACCTTAGAATATGGTGAGGTAAATGTGCCCTGGGCCCTGGCACGATCAATCTCAAAATGATTTAACATAATAATGCAGCGTGCTCTGCCCCTACGAATAAGAATAACGCAATCTAGCATATCGCCGGTAAAGAAATTTAGGGGCAAGCTACGAGCACGAACAATTTGCCGACGTACGTAGGATCAAAGCCTCCCCCATAATCACAAAACGATCTACAGTATCCCGACGAGAGGAGAGGAATCAAAGAGGGGAAAGGGGACGCCGCATCGGCAACAAACTCACAGACAGACGCAGCACATGAACTGCGGGTCGTCCAGATCGTTGGCTCCAGGACCGGCGGCCGTGGAGGCGACCTCCTCCTTCTTCCCCGGCTCCGGCGGGTGGCCGTCGGAGGCCATCCTGCCTCCCTCCTCGATTCGTCTGGCCACCCGAAGGAACGGGTGGAATCTGTTGCACCTGCGAGCTGCGAGAGGAGGAAAAGGACACGGAAAGCCGGAAGCGTCGGGGAGGGACGACTTGGGACGGAAGCAGCCCAGCCCACACCGCCTTGTGGAGAATAGCGAAGTTGCGGGCTGAAGAGGGCAGGAGGTGTTTGATAGTGTACGGATCGGATCCAGTTCGGTGCTCAATTATCGTTTCGTCTAGTACTCCgtattttctttttctcttcaTCAAACTTCAAATTCAGATCTCTTATATCTTCTACTctttccattccaaattataaggcaTTTTGGTTTTCTAAATACATAATTTTTGCTATCTACCATGTCTAGATAATAATAAAATTAATGtatctaaaaaataaaatattttataatttagaacttTGATTAGAAGTGGTTATCAATGGTTATATATCCCTCAAAAATCAAAATGATTGTATTCTTCTAATTAAAAAATAGTAAATACCTAATACGATTTTAATAAAATCATGAAAATGTTTTTAAACTTCTAAAAATTTCAATAAAAAACCTAGAGATAGACAGGGACTCGATAAATCTAAATAAAATTTATCTAAAAATGTTCAAAGTTAGATTTAGGTCTAGAAAGTGAGAAGAAtataaaaaaactagaaaaataCACAAAACATGATAATCGATGCCTAAGCATAATTTTAAAAAATCTTCCACAACAAAAACATGAGATTAAACTAGCATTGATGCATTCAACATTAAATGTATGCTTTCTTTCTGCtagatgcatctcatattttgtTGTGGAAAGTTTTCAAAACACATTTAGGCATCAATTAGAATGTTATGAAATCTTCTagttttttctagatatatttttcCATTCTCCAAGAATTGAATCTAATTTTGGAACCTTCCAGATTTAGAGATATTTTCATGAGCTCTaaaatattttatttatattttttatccaATATTTTTAGAAGTTTAGAGATTTTTTTCATGGTTTAAGAATCTTATCGAATATTTATTGGATCTTTTATAACTATAAAAATGATTAGATTGCATTGACAACCACTTCTAAACCAATAGGGAGGTAATTTAAATATTCCGAGAGTTGAGAGGGtaagatgttttttttttggaGTTCAAGGTAGGTtttggagttcaagatagaaaaAACATATCATGGCAATAGTTCAGGGGTGAAAGAGACCTCTTCCAAAAGGTAGAAACCAATTGTGGTTGAGCCAAGTGTGATATATATAGTAGTATAGTAGAGCTAAGTATTTTGCAGACCATATCGCGCCAGAAATTCAAACAAGGATTTTGCAAGCCGAACTTCAATACCCCAATAACATCTAATTGGCAAAGTTAGGCATCAATTTCAGGCTGGGCTAAGGTCTAACGTCTGCCCGCTCTTTTTTAGTTGAAAAATAATTAACATAAAAAAGTTTGGGCCAAGAAATTTTTTTCGTGGGTTTGCTTTTCGTCATACAGGCCGGCCCTGTCCAGTAGCATGTGTGGCCCAAGCCTCTTTTGCTCAGATCTAATATATTGTAAGTCTtgggattcttttttttttgtctttttaaACCCAAAAACGCATACACACATATATACATaatcctgttcgcttgatcgtatcagacatgcttatcagtcatgatacaatattttttttttcacaacaaaacaatatcagccggcttataagccacagaaacgatcaagcgaatgCCCCTACACTTACATACATACGTGTTGACACCGTACTTTATCCTACAAACGCCTCCTCCGAGAGACTGGATGACATATCTCAATATTTTTAACAAAGCCACCAGACCTTTTGCTATTGATAGACACGTCACGCCAAACCAAAGACTTGGACCCCGTTTGATCTATAGAGCTAATAGCTAACCGCTAATAATTAGCTCTTTTGGATCATACGAATCCAGCTCATAGACTAGCTAATTATTAGTTGAGTACTCAATTAACAACTATCTCACTAATTAGATCATACCAGCTAATAATAgttaatagttagctagctaatattaATAATGAGCTATTAGTTAATTACTAACTATTAGAGCATCTCCTAGAGAAAGCTAATAATATTCCCAAAACTAAAATTTACGTGATTAGAAGAAAAATCACCGGTCCAACAGCTCCCCAAACCTTCCCTAAGATTTGGTCGAGCCCGCACCTCTCGTATGTGCAAACCGACGGAAAATACAACCACCTTCACTAACCATCCCTTGCTCCTTGTGGGCTACACAACCCACGCACCTTGTCCTAGGAAACACCTCCTTGCTTCCCACTTCACATCTTCCctttcctcgctgaccatcaatGCCCACCCCTCAGTTGCCTAAAAAATTTTCAAACACTAACCGACAACGAGAGCGCCATGGTCGGATACGAGGAAGACACGCGTCAAAGAAtatcgccctgttcgcttaagtcatgattgaaagtactgttgactgatttggtgtgagagaaaaatattattcgttgactaaaaaaatacggtttataagccaaacaagcccaagcaaACATAGCTTTTAACATCACGATTAGGTTGCTCTGTCAGCAAAGCTAAATCCCATACTGAAGTCTAAAGTTAACTTGGCAAGAACCTTTTTGCTTGACCACACACAAACAGACGCTCAGGTCGTGGGCTCGTGGGTTGACTCGGTAATTCTGCGTAGCGCTACCGGGGCTGTTGTTTTATAGTACTATCCTATCCTAGCCAACTGATGCACACTACAAGAGACGACTCGTCTGTAAAGATGCGTCGCTGTCAACTTATACAGGCCTTATTTAGTTCCTCAATAGAAGTCTACGTTCTAGCTCGTCAAATGTTTACATACATATACAGAGTATTAAAtaaagactaaaaaataactaattatacagattatgactactttacgagatgaatcttttaagcctaattagcccatgatttgacaataaagtgctacagttgcatatgtgctaatgatagattaattagacttaataaattcgtctcgcagttttttttctgacggattctgtaatttgttttttttattaatatccaaatATTCTATGTGACAGCCCATATAATACCCGACGTGACACCTTGAAATTTTAAGCCCTCAAACTAATCAAGGCATAGTGTGTGGTATCCTATTGTAAAAGAAATTTTTCTTCCGGATGGCCGGATAGCGACCCGACGCGACCTGCTGATGAATCCATCCAGTGCCATGCAGCCAGCGACGACCGCTGCACGTCTTGGTCATGCCCGGCCCCATCCCCGCCTGCAAAGTGTTCGAGTGCAAGGTCTCACGCGGCCACGGCCACGCCCATCATGCCCCATTGTGCGAGGCTTGCTGGATGCGACCGCCATGCCGCTGTACTCGCCGCAGCGTGCACCACACGTTGCTGCCACTGCTGCTAGCCTGCTACTCACATATTTTCAGTTGcgtactactagtagtactagtTTTCTGCCGTTGCGAAATCATTTGACCGTTTCCACATGGAATTCTAGTAAGCGCTTCAAGGAAATCATTTGACCGTATTAATTAGGATGTTCACTAAACAAAAAATGTTAAAAGCAGTTCTAATGCtaaaaattatagataatttctatGTCTATTAATTTATATAAACAATACACATAGAAAATATGTTTTCAATGAAAAGTTTGTACAAAACATTTTTTTGTCCATTCACGTGTATTCTCTCCTCATCATCTACTCATTACATCTCTTTATGTCTCTTGGTTCTGATGTTGACATCATTTTCTTATCTAAGGCCGTGTTTAGGCCAACTTCTCCACCCATTTCATGAGCTGTTTAAAATTGTTTTGTGCAAAATAGGTCTTTTGCAAATAACTTCACAGGTAAAGCTCTTGAAAACacgctgtcggtgcagaaagtgaccaacacgtaaatatttatagttttgtcatacgttgtgatcggaggtagcctaacactcaatgacacatggtttatactggttcaggcaacgtgccctacgtccagtttgagtcggtcggtgattttattcctgagcccttgtgctcgaagtttacagtggggttacaaacgagaaataGAAAGAttagggtacaagaggtctggtcgaacTCTGGCTGGAGGGACCGAAagcgacgggagctccgctaggtgctaagtgttcgagcgtgtgctcgcgGTTTGAACCTGATGGTTCTGCTATGTGTGTACTGGTGAGCTTGATCAATCTAATGGATCTgattgttgggagagagcgcatccccttttatagatgaaggggatggccttacaagtgagagggagagaatacgtatgctactaagccttgtcgCCCACGctggcgggtacaggatgatggtaggcgcccacaatattgttgaatgtcagatgcacgtgggagatcgtgttgtcttcttcggatatggcaaacgtcggcgcctgccatactgttgatatcTGGAGGTGTGCAAGGGTTTTtatcatgttcgcctggtacggtaatgtcggcgcccacaacactgtcgatgcctagaggcatgtggggggagccttaccgtatgagagtcaatggcgcccgcaatactgtaggggaaaatatcaGCGCCTATAACACTGCTTGCGTTCTGTCATGTAAGggaggtcgtagggtactgtcctgcaggtgtatagggtacggtcctcggtattgcggttgacttaggTGCCCTACCTTGCTTTCTtcatctgtttcctggtccttaccgagcgggcgtcctcggttgGTTGATCCCAGTCGACTCTGAtcgcgccagtcgaagaagagcagtgagtaggaGTTTGGCGCATCCTCGGTCGGAGACGCAGGTCGAAGTcgaaagtagtgctttggccaggccttccggtcggagaggccgttcggaggtgggctagagaccgaagcgagcgctccggtcggagaggtgggccagagttagaAAAcaagcgccgttcctcctcggctaggccttctggtcggtgattAGATCGCCATTCTGGCCTAttatttaggtacttgggccgacccatgagttgcgcgttgtttgcAACATTGCCTGCTGgactgagcctttgttgggaagccgatccgcgagggacccctgggtttatgaacccgataggagtccctgagccctcgggtgattcgggtagaatcgtctgggggatttttgtctcgaCGGCGGGtacgcgcgagtgcacccgcggGTGTTGCCCCCAAGCGCCtgggtgattcaggcagaatcgttcGGAGGAGGGTTTTTCGTGTTACCAGCAGGGGTGGTTTTCGTTTcatcggtgggtgcgcgtgagcgcacccgcgtgtgtagccctcgagcccccgggcgattcgggcagaatcatctggggggtttTTAGcgggtgtgtgtgtgttttttagtcgagacggagtcattaaccaaggcatcgttgtgaAGCCGAGGCATTCAGTTTTGGGATTGGGTgaggtagagctcgtggatcctaacgtcggtgcgcgccgtgggatcggacgtggcagttagtttagggatcggacgagacagagctcgcgggtcctagcgtcggtgcgcgccatgggatcgggcgagttgaagtcatggatcctggcctcggtgcagcctgcacagccaaggtagttagttagttagttagtttagggatcgggcgagtcggagttcgtggatcctgatgggtcgagttcggggtcgcagacccaggcatttttggtgtgcagtcaaaacgtagccgagggatggggtgagtttaGGGTCACTGACCTAGGCGTTTAGTGTCTTAAGCCCTCGAGCCTTGTTGGGCCttggtaggggtcagtttgagttgtgtgcattaccccgtccttggtttctcacaaccagaggggctgagctttgttgcttgcctcgatcgctcgagcttgagtgacgcgctcggtgagcttgctaatgggtatgatcgagtggaatctgggcccgtcgttcatgacggggtcggcatagccctcttatgacattcctcttctcctttacctacaacccgccagatgcctgggtcgttccaaAGACCGACCTAGGTGGTCTGCTGGtctcccctcgatagagattctgtgggtttggcagaggtttaggatcgaacgagaaggttgagatgactctatctgctttggggcagactgggcgagggccgcatggggctcatctgcattttctcccctagctctgtttgacgtggggcagcctcgagccctttgtgggctagccttcgaaccccggtcgatcattgctcatgtcgaatgaggcaactgccgcttcatgacgcaacacggagcgttgtgatgcatttcgctacacGTGCAATGCTTTAGTTCCCAAGCCCCGGACGATTTAGGGTCCGAATCGTATGGGGGGcacaggcgtatggaatgaatgtgtgtatgaatgtatggatgattatataaaaaatagctggggtcggtagtgttaccttgatgactcgagtgataggGTTTGAAGAGCTTCGGTCAGAAATGTCTGACCAGGATccatgctcgtcattcgtgacggagttggcatggcctacatggggcgtcccttcgctccttacctatctctcggtgttttcCTGAGCCGTTTGATTGGGTTAGGAAGCCTGATGGTTTCTCCTGGCGAAGATCCcattgtttgggtttttccaagtcccacctagggaggcggagagccgcctatgcatggtgatgctttggtttttgcacccagcgtgcagtagtggtgggccatacctaggccacgtcctatCTTACCAGGCAGTGTTCTGTCTGACCAGGCGTCGTTCCgtcggtcagggtgtgtcccatcggttcccatccgcattgaatgggggaagggagagagttttttgctctaaTCTTTTGACCCTCTTCAGCTATCGcgtttcctccttaaatagggggagggagagggcttttcatcgtagtcctttgcctgtcctccttct encodes:
- the LOC136477719 gene encoding E3 ubiquitin-protein ligase PRT1-like isoform X1, translated to MASDGHPPEPGKKEEVASTAAGPGANDLDDPQFMCCVCLDLLYKPVVLSCGHMSCFWCVHKAMHIFRESHCAVCRQPYIHFPSICHLLHHLLLKLETTDYKRREKEVLEEEKRIQTYSPQIIEFLNFKNNVGSDGENRNEDSKARPPQEVSLNGSISDKHSKKIKLEDASCPLCTEMLYQPAVLNCGHVYCVSCLSSLNEETLKCHVCGSLHPGDFPNVCLDLDHFLEEYFPAEYESRGQKVQFKKDRCNREASSSGTRKLLRVGGGTSGRKGSIALHDEDLLNIHISVGCDSCGVYPIRGKRYKCQDCTELIGFDLCEACYNSSSKLPGRFNQRHTPDHRMEVDNSALLRGILRQHGIPEEGPEGLMMEEAVVAPAALVQILIDHQGMEEVNDEGPGEAAIEEPVGAPGAMLHIVIHDQEMEGNEEDQAL
- the LOC136477719 gene encoding E3 ubiquitin-protein ligase PRT1-like isoform X2; this translates as MASDGHPPEPGKKEEVASTAAGPGANDLDDPQFMCCVCLDLLYKPVVLSCGHMSCFWCVHKAMHIFRESHCAVCRQPYIHFPSICHLLHHLLLKLETTDYKRREKEVLEEEKRIQTYSPQIIEFLNFKNNVGSDGENRNEDSKARPPQEVSLNGSISDKHSKKIKLEDASCPLCTEMLYQPAVLNCGHVYCVSCLSSLNEETLKCHVCGSLHPGDFPNVCLDLDHFLEEYFPAEYESRGQKVQFKKDRCNREASSSGTSGRKGSIALHDEDLLNIHISVGCDSCGVYPIRGKRYKCQDCTELIGFDLCEACYNSSSKLPGRFNQRHTPDHRMEVDNSALLRGILRQHGIPEEGPEGLMMEEAVVAPAALVQILIDHQGMEEVNDEGPGEAAIEEPVGAPGAMLHIVIHDQEMEGNEEDQAL
- the LOC136477719 gene encoding E3 ubiquitin-protein ligase PRT1-like isoform X3 gives rise to the protein MASDGHPPEPGKKEEVASTAAGPGANDLDDPQFMCCVCLDLLYKPVVLSCGHMSCFWCVHKAMHIFRESHCAVCRQPYIHFPSICHLLHHLLLKLETTDYKRREKEVLEEEKRIQTYSPQIIEFLNFKNNVGSDGENRNEDSKARPPQEVSLNGSISDKHSKKIKLEDASCPLCTEMLYQPAVLNCGHVYCVSCLSSLNEETLKCHVCGSLHPGDFPNVCLDLDHFLEEYFPAEYESRGQKVQFKKDRCNREASSSGRKGSIALHDEDLLNIHISVGCDSCGVYPIRGKRYKCQDCTELIGFDLCEACYNSSSKLPGRFNQRHTPDHRMEVDNSALLRGILRQHGIPEEGPEGLMMEEAVVAPAALVQILIDHQGMEEVNDEGPGEAAIEEPVGAPGAMLHIVIHDQEMEGNEEDQAL